Genomic segment of Malus domestica chromosome 15, GDT2T_hap1:
tgaaaaaaaaaccaaactgaGAAGATGGGAGGGGCGATGAGTACCTTTGGCAGCATTTTTTTGCTTCTCCATGTTCCTCTGGCGAGCCATCTTCGACTTCTGGCCGTTGCCTCCTCCCAtggcttctccttcttcttcttcttcttcttcttcttcttcttcttcttcttcttcttcttggtctCTGAATGATTCTGGGACAGGGTTAATGCTGCTGCTAGAATAAGAAGaatgtttttagttttaagaaTGGCCAAGAAGTTGAGATGATGAAAAGGACATATATAGATCACTCTCATCAATTAGGTATTGTTGGAGCCAGAAAAGAAACCACATATATCCAAGGCCTACCAAGAAACTTCCCCTCAGCCTTTAGGTCAGCTTGGCCTGTTCACACTTAACCTACGCTCTCGGAATGCCCACGtcctaaaaaaacaatataatgtCATGtgtttttaacatttttcattgatatcattttattaatttgagatGTTACGATAATATCTTGAAATGTAATAAAGTCTTTGTTCACGCCATACCAACCAAACAATTTGTTTTCACCATAATCTTTAAAATGTTTCATTTAGATTGACTCTTGATCACCataatctataaaatgtttcaTTTAGAGACTCTTGACAAATGAACcctatcgtttttttttttttttttttttttggagttcaATTCACCCTATCGTTTGCTTGTTAAAAAACAAACGAATTCATACCACACGTAGTGCTATGCCATTAGTGATACTTGTACAGCTGGAGCTCACAACAAATTgcagtgcctatatatacttgtAGATAGATACACTCTAAGAGGTTTTAATGTGTCTAGAACACAAGTTGGTATGTTATACTTTATTATACAagtggagatttttttttttgtgtgtccGTATTCTAGGCAcgctaaaaaatctctcctataTATGATAGATCCCATGCCACCCAAGAGAGAGAAGGAACGATAAATCGCTCAAGCATCCATTGTAACCTCACTTCGACAATGCACATTTCCAATTTTATTGAAGGTGCCATGCATATTCCATATATCACCATCACAAACACAAACATCACCACTCATCACCACAAATAACGTATATCTACACATAAATTAACCTTTATTGATCATCTCGTCGGATACAACCCAATTTTTAGCACTTCGTCACATCACTTCACACCTTGACCCGATAGAACCCATCTCTTAGCCCAACTTATCTCGCTCAAAAGAAGGCCCGAGTTATAAAGCCCAAGAGAGCCCCACCTTAATGATCTGATTGGCTGATTCCTTGAGTCCCAAAAGTAAAGTCGAAAAAGTGAGAAAAAGACCCTGATTCTTTGAGTGAGTGGGTGCCCTCCCCCTCCCAAAGGTCGAAATCCTAAGTCCACCAAGCTGACCACGACCTGTGCCGAAGATAAAAAGGCGCAGCAACAATTCACATGACTCCACCAACCGTTATTCAAACCTCCAAATACCCACCGATCACTATGTGCCCGCCGTCCCACATTTAATGCATGGGGCAGGATAAGAACGAAAACGCATCAATAAAAAGACAAATTTGACCTCCAAAAAGCTTACCCTCTGCGAgactttttttctttattttttatttttgtcatacaATATCAATACGCATATTAAAACGTTATTATATCTtctagttttaattttaattaattttatattatttaataataaataaaattattattggtACTTTAAAATTCTTATTTATCAttctaaactttctatatttataaataaaaaaacacttttaagaAGTGCAGTTGAAATTTAAGAATGCTAATAATAATTCTTTAAAATTCGTATTATACATTTGTTAACGTCTTATCAAACAGACTAAACAATTAATCTAAACTTTTTTCTTACTTCACAAGAAAAACGTGTATAAAATATGAACATCCAAAGAACTATATATCAAACCAATTATTAACTAAATAAGGAAGTTATAACTTGTATTATTGGTCTGAAACGATACAGAGTCGATAGAAGTAGCTTCACAAGGACTGTAAGTGCATGGACAATTTGACCACGTCCAATAGGTAACGGAAACGTGTCCGTCAGAAAAAGTGAGGCAGGGGCAAGGCAAAGCAGCGAAAAAAGCAATAATAAAACATCAGAATATGCTTCGCTCTGCTCTGCAAATATCCCTTTCCCTTTGCTCACCTATGACTTATTACtattaattaacttttaaaactCATCGCCCAATCGCTTTTAATCTCTCTTTGTTTTCATCCTTCGATTTCAATTCGCTGTTTGCAGAATTTTGGACTGTAGTAATTAATCACCATGGAGCTCGTCCAGGACCTGTTTCTGACGGCGTCGCTGGCTCTGATCCTCTCGTTCCTCGTCGCCAAGCTCGTCGCCATGGCGGTTGCTGGCCGGGAATCGGAGCCGGAATTCGGGGATGGCGGCGGTGAAGGAGTTGGTGCGGAGGAGGTCAGCTTCGAAGAGAGGAGGCTGAAAGTGGAAGGGGCTTTTCGCAGTCAGAGGAGCGTGGAGTTTGTCGGACAAGTGAATGTCCTTCGATTCGAAGGGGAAACGGTTCATCGGGCTGAGGAGATTGCAGAGCCACTGCAGGATCGTCGAGAAGGCCGCGGATTGCCGGAGGAGGTGTTGGAGGAAGAGTCGGTGGAGGTTAGATTGCCGGAGAAGTCGTCAGCGGCGGTTGGATTGCCGGAGAAGTCGTCAGCGGCGGTTGGATTGCCGGAGAAGTCGTCGGATGGCGGGGACAAGCTTTCGGTGGAGAAAGCGATGGAGTTTGATCGCGGAAGCTCGGATAACAGCGAAGTGGAAGAAATTGGCGCGAAATCAGCAGGAAACGAAGTCGTTGCCGAACAATCGGAGGAGGTTAGGGTTGCGGATTCCGATGAAGCTAAGGAGAAGGCACACGTGGCGGCCAGTGAGTTTAAATCGGGAAATTTCAGTGACGAGGATGATTGGGAAGGGATTGAGAAGAGTGAGCTGGATGATGAATATGCTGCGGCGGTGAGATCTGAGGGACACGATTGATCGGTTGGCGAATGGCCGTGGCCATGTATGTGCAGGTATCCAACGGCTCTCAACTGTTGAGAGTGTGGCAAGTGGTACTAGACTTTCTgttatctctctccctctgttaatataattaatttgtGTAGCTATCCATATCTGTGTACTTGTTTTCACTTGTCTCGATTCTGGAAAATTGATGGAAATACAACCAAGATATATAAACACCATTATCAACAACATCAGCGCCTTATCGCACTAAGTAGGGGCGgaaattcccaaaaaaaaaaacaagaataaaatGGCAATGTGTGTGAAATGAAATATGAGAACGTATGAGCGTATTCATGTTGTTGTAATGTTGTTGTATCTTATATTGTCGGTGATCTGCATTGTTTCTGAAGACGCATTTTTCTGTTTTTACTGTCTTGACTGATAATCCCGTTGTTTTAAAATGCTCCAGCTAATTGCTTCTTAATATGGTTCGGATTTATCCCATGTCTTGCTTTTCTTATCTTGTAGTTCCTAGTTCTTCACGAGTCACACGGACTTAGCATCGTTCGTACATTCAATGATGAGGAATCTTAGCATCCATTGTAGCTTTATGAACTCAACATTACATTGAAATGACAGCATTGTTCTGCATCTTGATCTTCCAAACCGCAGGTGCTATTCTCAAAACATTTGTTGTTTCTTCCCTTCTATATCCACCACCATACACGCAAGGGAGTCGTTTGCCAATTGTCCGAGAACTGCGTACCGACTCTTTAACCCCTCCAATATTCTATTTGACTCTTTAACCCTCCAAGAACAGGGTCATTTCTTAGTTCCCAGTACAAATTATGTTATGCATGGATGAGATTTGTCTCTGTTACTTGGCACTGTCATTTCCTTGCGGTTGAAGTTAAATTATTGACATATATACTTTTTACAACGTttttagttgattttttttcttctgcaaTTTAGGCTTCGAATTATGCCATTGTCTGAACTGTGTGAGGTGTGTAACATCTGTTCTTCCTGCCCTTCATCCTTCTCTGCTTAAGTGAAACAACACACCTTGTATACAAACCAAACTAACTTTATTCCATGTAACCGCTATATTACCGATACAAGGGGGAAATACTTTTGAATTACAGCTATAAAGATGGCAAACTAAGAACTATAGAAGAGAACTACgacattttatttgttttttcttgcTTCTTGTCCCCATAGCCATTCTAAATTGGAATATAGTTATTTTATCTTTTCTAGTAAAATCACCGAATATTTCCATGGACCTTGTTCATCTTCTCATCATGACCACCCACCCCACCACCATAACCTGGGCCTGTGCCTGCCCCAGTTCCGCCATCTCCTCCACTGCCATTACCAAATCCTCCGCCATTATGAAATCCACCACCATTACCACCATACCCCATGCCGCCGCCACTATCACCACCAAAGCCCCCACCACCACCAGAGCCATAACCTCCGTAACCATCAACTTTCAGCCCTTGAGAAGAAGTAGCCTCCTCACCGTGCCAATTCTTTATCCCATGTTCCAAACCAAGTCTCTTGTCTATCAGAGCCCTCCCTTGAATCCCTTCTCTGGTAGCTTCAACAGCTACATAACTAAAAAACCCCGTAGCCAAGAAAATGAGGTTCCATGAAACTGCATTGCTCCTTGCCATGACTTCGTCCTATTACAATCGTACCTTCGAAAGGCAAAATATTCCAAAGATTTGTATAACAAAGGGAGAGAGAATGAGTGAGAGAAAAGAGAACTCACCGCTGAGTTCTATGACGTTTTAGTCTTCCTCTTTACAAACCGTGAAGGGCCTTGATGGTCACTGCAGCAGAGAGGGCTTTGATATAAGACCCTATCGAAATGAGGTAGGTTCCTTAGATTTATAAGGCGCATCGTCTGTCATAGGGCATGAGTTTCTAAGAGTTGCACAGCAGATTGGCCAGAGGGCCGGAGGGGGGGAGGGTACGGTTGCAGATCTGCGTGATTACGATGACAGGTGCCAGCTTGATTCTGGTGGTGATGGCGATTTGCATGACCACAAGGCTTCAAAGTTGCTGCATTATAATTCTGCTTGTGGCATTTTGTGTCAATACTTGTATAGGGTCTggtaagaggtcgcacttggtgcgatgacaagtgccttcgcccatgagcggtaggtctcgggttcgagacttgggagtaacctctccataaatgggggtaaggctagccgacattcacctctatcagaccctgcgtaaagcgggagccttgtgcactgtaTACGACTTGTATTGGGTCTAGTAGTCTATGGTCCATTCCTTTTCTTTCCTAGAggtttaaaacaaaaagaacggagaatttgggtttttcttataaaaaaaaaccgagATGTATGGGCCTGAAAGAAAAGAACTAAGAGGGCAATTGGGTCGGGTTAAGGCGACAAATTAGGAGGGCTTCTCTAGTGTACATGGCTAATTACACAATTTTTTTGTTAGCCGTTAGATGAATCTCAACGGCTAATATGGAAATGTAGCTCAAGTTACAACCGGGTTCTTTTGACCCAGTAGAAGAGTTACAACCCGAGTGGTCATTTCCAATCCGTCCATTCTGAGTTCCAGGAACAAAGAAATCCTTTCCTGGTCAAAAGCGTAAAACTCAGATTGAGATTTTATGtgttttgaaattggacttcaaacatccaccaaaattTGAACCCTCCAAATCACCAACCTAATTTTGGGTCTGCTCACGGCGGCTCCCACAAATGCCACCATTTCATGCCGCCCCCACCACTGCCACCATGGGCGTGAATTCAATTCATTACACGTATTGTGGGAAAATTGTGTTTTCTGAGCTTTACATCCTGCAAATCCTTGTACGTTAGAAAGGTTAGACTTACAGTACCCATAGGTACGGggaaattttttcttttttccagtcaaaacctttttttttttttttttttttttttacacccgGTTGCAAGTATAAACGAAATAATTCATCATGTCCGTCAATTTCAATCTAACGGCTATTATTCAGGTGTGTGTATAAGATGTATTTAGTGATATGCACTAGAAAAATATTTGGATAAGTTAGATACATATTCTAAAAATTAATGTCTAAACATGCAAGTGTGGGTGCTGTAAACTCTCTATGCATTTGAGGTCAAATCTCTATCCACTCACTTTAGTTTAAAGTAAATTATTATTTGTATCAGGAAAAAGTCGGGCAAGTTTTACAGTCTCGGTAATTTCCACACAATTTGTGTTTCAACGGGAAACTTCCAATACTCGACCTCATTTGCTACAATTCATACCATTAAATGGTCACGGCGAGTACACGAGTTTTAATTCCATCAAAATTTTCCTCTCATGTCCCACGCAGATAACAATTCATACAAAAAACCATTATACATGGACAAATGTCTTCGGATTAAGATATTTTGTCCAAGACATTTGTCCATGTACAATGGTTTCTTgtggtatcgtttggtatgcagacggaacgggacgggatagaacggagagggagcaaagatgccctcggatggaaacaatgaggaaaaagaaggagacggagaggttataattttgtgttctacgaatgtggaacgagtcgttccagaGGTTGAGGTGAAacgaaaattcatccaaaattcgTCCGATGGAACAGCATGCTCCACCCGTTTTAAGCGCATCAAACGTGAGACGGAATGCTTCATCCTATTtcattccgtcccgtcccacataccaaacggtacctgTATGAATTGTTATCTGCGTGGGACATGAGTGGAAAATTTTGATAGAATTAATACCCGTGTACTCGCCGTGACCATATAATGGTACGGACTGTAGCGAGTGAGGCCGAGCGTTGGAAACTTCCTGTTGAACGCAAGCTGACCCGGACCGACTATAATGCTGAAGGCCACAGTTAGGGTTTTTGTATGTTTCTACGTGAAGATTTTATATTCATGGTCCCAATTAAAAGTTTTACGTGGGAGATTTTTTATACGTGGTCTAAAATAACAATAAGATtttcatttacaaaaaaaatagtttGTTGAGCTAAAAGACAAAAGCAAATTAATCATGGGGTCTTGAATCCCGATAAATTAGTCGGTTATTTCCAATTTGCCTCGCTGGTTTGAAGAAAACcccaaagaaaaagaatgcGAACCAACGAGTCGATGGTCCCATACAATGTTTGAGGGCAGCTCTCAAAAGGGAGGGTTTGATAATTTGTAAGTTGTGGATCTGCTTGACGGTGGTCACGAGTAAGGTGTAATTCCCAATTAACCTCCTCCGACCCCAATATGAGTGAATAACCATGGTTTACCATCAGTTGtcccttttttttcaaaataaatatatatgtatattacgaTCAATGATGAACAAAATTACTCTTTATTCtgataaaattaacaaatatatGATGCTAATTattgaaagggagagagagagagagagtttatgAAGACTGCTGGTTGTGTGTTCTAATCAGATAATAAACAATGCAATATACATAAGCAATCAAAcgataattgactaattaagacCACCTTctaattttctaattaattaattatttgcagTCATTGGGTGGGAGAGAAAATGACATTTCAGCAACAAATTACGTAACTGTTAATTATGCATGTAGCAGTTGCTTCATGCAAGCACGCATCGCCCAACCGGTTTCCGGTAAGCTTTTTGCATCTAGATTATCACATGTGATTAAGCTCTTAATTACGTTTACAGAATGCACGTAGACGGTTTTATATTACAAGGGAAATTTGGAAGCAGTCCATtaatttaaagttaattttagggtttataGCGCAAATAATTAGCAGATTGAGTGATAGAGATCCGATGAGGACAATTAGAAGAAGGCAAAAACAATGTAGGGGGCCGCAAAAGTAATATTCCGTAAGCAACCTAGCTAGACTGGTGATTCTTTCTTTCACAACTCAATAACAAATTGCTTGCTTGTACTAATGAGAAAAAAAGACAGAAAAAAAAGTATTGCTTGCTTTGACACGATATATCATTGTTGAACATTATTGTAACGATCTTACATAGGAAATATGGCAAAATAAAAGACAATCGATAAATTAATTGTCCTCACACCGTGTTGTTCTAGTAGGTGATTAAATACAAGTTAAAATAATAATGGTGTAATTAATAATAGACCATTGTTCTGATTATCTGAAAATCTTGACAATCGTTGCTAATCGCAACTTCAAATTGATTAACAAAGTTCACATTGCCATCGCATGTTGTCAATCATTTCGGCCAAATTTTACACTTCCAAACTTTCTGCTACGCACTAAACAACATAAGGACGAATCCGATCAGAGCTTCCACTCATGGATTATTGGTGGTAAGGTCCATTTTCCAGCTAATGGACTTAGGAGGAGGTGGTCCAATCA
This window contains:
- the LOC103455917 gene encoding acyl-CoA-binding domain-containing protein 3-like, whose amino-acid sequence is MELVQDLFLTASLALILSFLVAKLVAMAVAGRESEPEFGDGGGEGVGAEEVSFEERRLKVEGAFRSQRSVEFVGQVNVLRFEGETVHRAEEIAEPLQDRREGRGLPEEVLEEESVEVRLPEKSSAAVGLPEKSSAAVGLPEKSSDGGDKLSVEKAMEFDRGSSDNSEVEEIGAKSAGNEVVAEQSEEVRVADSDEAKEKAHVAASEFKSGNFSDEDDWEGIEKSELDDEYAAAVRSEGHD
- the LOC139192305 gene encoding glycine-rich cell wall structural protein 2-like; amino-acid sequence: MARSNAVSWNLIFLATGFFSYVAVEATREGIQGRALIDKRLGLEHGIKNWHGEEATSSQGLKVDGYGGYGSGGGGGFGGDSGGGMGYGGNGGGFHNGGGFGNGSGGDGGTGAGTGPGYGGGVGGHDEKMNKVHGNIR